The Thermomicrobiales bacterium genome has a segment encoding these proteins:
- a CDS encoding replication-relaxation family protein, with product MSIDLGKVERSNPRAKLLTLPPLNLRVEPQELRSAWIVGQPGFGKSTFLGNLAEAFVDAGEGVLLIDIKGGLAEEVAARTKHPERVIYLDPAGAHKQQRYYTLNPLDFDRTNRLNYELYGNSLFETFVYIGEVAPELMKLIRKVMKESIHLALARRGTTLTDIYLILHDEAHRSKFLTADGVPPMTVHYWMNVFPTVLREQRNVVESTDSRIREILEGPYLSYMLNQPASSLKLVEWLNQGKLIICDFNQSHLSALTATRLGNLILGYMAGEINKRPTGERGQRWRIIIDEAHELATLPFARMVTQMRTYSAYPVIASQSRTQMEKNPELLAAADLTSAQFELMLAERDLAGLRWTRTPEELAAARSREEFTAHYRLTKPPKGFDNEGVLHLHPWHREEDLDQLARLRREGIDRALPRSQLRDLYDFQTFVDSKQKAKSNGAKATKTGPVASGSGKGSSHSAGSDPQGSRDSGAAGSGPVSDRPPSRQPILHRPYQPDRAVETEMARATRAANRSLFRLKDRGWVRVEPVFTMARQSKRLTAIELNVLTDSGIEMVRRLYASDPQTWALAPSSNAAIEFVPELIKHEVAVRDALIGLLRLFETHSIPVAWWTFDSRAWIASGGTQLIQAPDLILTAGEYQVPLLVEVDMGTESIESDAPNAWRIKIARYENYLRDLASNDPLFEGCQKPQVLVIAPAGERLRNLHRVFEQWGSPGHWWLTTLFQLEPVRYTPPGDSFLRSGTMGEHSLAEWICPSNRL from the coding sequence ATGAGCATCGATTTGGGTAAAGTCGAACGCTCCAATCCGCGCGCCAAACTACTCACGTTGCCGCCCCTGAATCTGCGGGTGGAACCGCAGGAGCTGCGCAGTGCTTGGATTGTCGGGCAGCCGGGATTCGGAAAGTCGACCTTCCTGGGTAACCTGGCGGAAGCCTTTGTCGATGCAGGTGAAGGGGTCTTGTTGATCGATATCAAGGGAGGATTGGCCGAGGAGGTGGCGGCGCGCACCAAGCATCCCGAACGGGTGATCTATCTCGATCCAGCGGGTGCCCACAAGCAGCAGCGCTACTACACCCTCAACCCACTCGATTTTGACCGGACCAACCGGCTCAACTACGAGCTCTACGGCAACTCGCTGTTCGAGACCTTCGTCTACATCGGAGAAGTGGCTCCCGAGTTGATGAAGCTGATTCGCAAGGTGATGAAAGAGTCGATTCACCTGGCATTGGCCCGCCGGGGAACGACTCTGACCGACATCTATCTGATCCTGCACGATGAAGCGCATCGCAGTAAGTTCCTGACCGCCGATGGCGTTCCTCCGATGACGGTGCACTACTGGATGAATGTCTTCCCGACGGTTCTACGAGAGCAACGCAATGTGGTCGAATCCACCGATTCTCGTATCCGGGAAATCTTGGAAGGACCGTATCTGTCCTACATGCTCAACCAGCCCGCCAGCAGCCTGAAACTGGTCGAGTGGTTGAATCAGGGAAAACTCATCATCTGTGATTTCAATCAAAGTCACTTGTCGGCACTAACCGCCACCCGACTTGGGAATCTCATCCTGGGCTATATGGCCGGGGAGATCAATAAGCGGCCAACTGGCGAGCGCGGTCAACGCTGGCGGATCATCATCGATGAAGCCCACGAGCTGGCGACGCTGCCATTCGCGCGCATGGTCACGCAGATGCGCACCTATAGTGCCTATCCCGTGATCGCCTCTCAGTCGCGCACGCAGATGGAGAAGAATCCTGAGCTGCTGGCTGCAGCTGACCTAACGTCGGCGCAATTCGAATTGATGCTGGCAGAACGAGATTTGGCCGGGTTGCGCTGGACGCGCACTCCAGAAGAGCTGGCAGCGGCTCGCAGTCGCGAGGAGTTCACGGCGCACTACCGCTTGACCAAGCCGCCCAAGGGGTTCGACAACGAAGGCGTGCTCCATTTGCATCCATGGCATCGGGAGGAAGATCTCGATCAATTGGCGCGTCTGCGTCGCGAAGGGATCGACCGCGCCCTTCCGAGATCGCAGTTGCGGGATTTGTATGACTTCCAAACCTTTGTGGACTCGAAGCAGAAAGCCAAGTCGAATGGAGCCAAAGCAACAAAGACAGGGCCGGTGGCATCGGGATCCGGCAAAGGCTCGAGCCATTCCGCTGGAAGCGATCCCCAAGGGAGCCGAGATTCTGGTGCTGCTGGATCAGGCCCAGTTTCTGACCGGCCGCCAAGTCGCCAACCGATTCTTCACCGTCCCTATCAGCCAGATCGAGCAGTGGAAACGGAAATGGCCAGAGCAACTCGGGCGGCAAATCGTAGTTTGTTTCGGCTCAAGGATCGCGGATGGGTGCGGGTCGAACCCGTATTCACGATGGCCCGGCAGTCCAAACGTTTGACTGCTATTGAACTGAACGTCTTGACTGACTCGGGAATCGAGATGGTCCGTCGCCTGTATGCGTCGGATCCACAGACGTGGGCGTTAGCTCCTTCATCGAACGCTGCGATCGAGTTCGTGCCTGAGTTGATCAAACATGAGGTAGCTGTCCGCGACGCGCTGATCGGCCTGCTGCGCCTGTTTGAAACCCACAGCATTCCAGTCGCATGGTGGACATTCGACAGCCGCGCTTGGATCGCCAGTGGAGGCACCCAATTGATCCAAGCACCAGATCTCATCTTGACCGCAGGAGAATATCAAGTGCCGCTGCTCGTCGAGGTAGATATGGGTACGGAGTCGATAGAGAGCGACGCTCCCAATGCCTGGCGGATCAAAATTGCGAGGTATGAAAACTACCTGAGGGACTTAGCCAGCAACGATCCGCTCTTTGAAGGATGCCAAAAACCTCAGGTGCTGGTGATCGCTCCGGCCGGAGAGCGATTGCGGAATCTACATCGCGTTTTCGAGCAATGGGGAAGTCCTGGGCATTGGTGGCTAACGACACTTTTCCAACTCGAGCCTGTCCGCTACACGCCACCGGGTGATTCGTTTTTACGATCGGGGACGATGGGAGAGCATTCGCTGGCCGAGTGGATTTGTCCTTCGAACCGTCTTTAG
- a CDS encoding helix-turn-helix transcriptional regulator, translated as MRYFAHALREELERCKVSPYYLAEFTGLDQAFVRRLASGEKNPSLSTVIVIAQAIPSDQLKFKANPLVAQVLPRLVSAAMSDAVMGTRRRD; from the coding sequence ATGCGTTACTTTGCCCATGCCCTGCGTGAGGAGTTGGAGCGCTGTAAAGTCAGTCCGTATTACCTGGCCGAATTCACTGGGTTGGACCAAGCCTTCGTGCGAAGGTTGGCCAGTGGCGAAAAGAATCCGTCACTCTCGACCGTGATCGTGATCGCGCAAGCGATCCCAAGCGATCAACTGAAGTTCAAAGCCAATCCGTTGGTGGCTCAGGTATTGCCACGGTTGGTCTCTGCAGCGATGTCCGACGCAGTGATGGGAACTCGCCGGCGCGATTAG
- a CDS encoding tyrosine-type recombinase/integrase: MEFPKLPDHLFPILSDQELERVWTSRYLTGKSDLATRNRAMLGLMIDTGLRRGEVVALQLEDVDLRDHLLTVTGKGKKQRRVPFSTSVRVLLEEWFKIRGDEPGSVFWLQAQGIRMVFRSIQNELGLARFYPHQMRHQSATMLVRNHADVATVQRILGHSDISTTLQYLSLSDEDLRNKHAAASPFEKLQQQSAVVEMPARRKRLSLKAT, translated from the coding sequence GTGGAGTTCCCGAAACTGCCTGACCACTTGTTTCCTATTCTCTCCGACCAGGAATTGGAACGGGTTTGGACCAGCCGCTACTTGACTGGAAAATCCGACCTAGCTACTCGCAATCGTGCCATGTTGGGTCTGATGATCGACACCGGCCTCAGGCGCGGCGAAGTCGTGGCGCTGCAGCTCGAAGACGTCGATCTGCGCGATCATCTCCTCACGGTTACCGGCAAAGGAAAAAAGCAACGGCGAGTGCCGTTCTCAACTTCGGTGAGAGTCCTGCTGGAGGAATGGTTCAAAATTCGTGGCGACGAACCAGGTTCGGTGTTTTGGCTCCAAGCGCAGGGCATCCGCATGGTCTTCCGCTCGATTCAGAACGAGCTCGGACTAGCGCGGTTCTATCCCCACCAAATGCGCCATCAATCGGCCACGATGCTGGTCCGTAACCATGCTGACGTGGCGACGGTCCAGCGCATCCTCGGACATTCAGACATCTCGACTACGCTGCAATACCTATCACTTTCGGATGAGGATTTGCGAAACAAGCATGCGGCGGCCTCGCCATTCGAGAAGCTCCAGCAGCAGTCGGCAGTGGTTGAGATGCCTGCGCGACGGAAGCGACTAAGCCTGAAGGCCACCTAG
- a CDS encoding DUF2249 domain-containing protein, translating to MTEQTEATVKVDVRGMVPRERHPLIFATIDGLDAGETMRLVNDHDPKPLYYQLMAERPGQVGWDYVEEGPTVWQVQITKL from the coding sequence ATGACAGAGCAGACCGAAGCAACCGTCAAGGTCGATGTCCGCGGAATGGTTCCGCGGGAACGCCACCCGTTGATCTTCGCAACAATTGACGGCCTCGACGCTGGCGAAACCATGCGCCTGGTCAACGACCACGACCCCAAGCCGCTCTACTATCAGTTGATGGCCGAGCGGCCCGGTCAGGTCGGTTGGGACTACGTCGAAGAAGGCCCCACCGTTTGGCAGGTCCAGATCACGAAGCTTTAG
- a CDS encoding DUF2249 domain-containing protein, whose amino-acid sequence MTSSRSATSDPITPSWKISQVLQRYPALLEVLIESAPAFERLRNPLVRRVQSRLVTVEQAAGIGGVDPAMLVARLNEAAGLRPFEPEPVELTVDVPPPEAPAWVASPVAEELDVRPFQKRGEEPFSAIMAASRQVPVGQMLVLRNTFAPTPLYQVMSQRGFEHWARRLADDDWEIFFYHADNTTEPPVAESRPSPNAAPTSWSSPTATLTIDVSELVPPEPMIRILSELEALPAGSTLLVHHVRRPMHLYPRLDELGYRHETRDLGPGRVELLIEKPATADGAPE is encoded by the coding sequence ATGACGAGCTCACGTTCGGCAACCAGCGACCCTATCACACCCTCGTGGAAAATCAGCCAGGTGCTCCAGCGCTACCCAGCTCTGCTCGAAGTGCTCATCGAGAGCGCTCCAGCATTCGAGCGGTTGCGCAACCCGCTCGTCCGGCGCGTCCAGAGCCGGCTGGTGACGGTCGAGCAAGCCGCTGGCATTGGAGGTGTCGATCCTGCAATGCTCGTTGCGCGACTCAACGAGGCGGCGGGATTGCGCCCGTTCGAACCCGAACCGGTCGAGTTGACCGTTGATGTTCCGCCACCGGAAGCCCCTGCCTGGGTCGCATCGCCCGTTGCCGAGGAGCTCGACGTCCGCCCGTTCCAAAAGCGCGGCGAGGAACCGTTCAGCGCCATCATGGCCGCGTCACGGCAGGTGCCTGTCGGCCAGATGCTCGTCCTGCGCAACACCTTTGCCCCGACACCGCTCTATCAGGTGATGAGCCAACGCGGATTCGAGCATTGGGCGCGTCGATTGGCGGACGACGACTGGGAGATCTTCTTCTACCACGCGGATAACACGACTGAGCCGCCTGTGGCTGAGTCACGACCGAGCCCCAATGCCGCGCCCACGTCATGGTCCTCTCCAACTGCAACGCTCACCATCGACGTCAGTGAGCTCGTTCCCCCGGAACCCATGATCCGCATCCTGTCCGAGCTCGAAGCACTACCGGCAGGTTCGACCTTGCTGGTTCACCATGTTCGTCGCCCCATGCATCTCTATCCACGGCTCGACGAGCTCGGCTACCGACACGAGACACGTGATCTCGGACCTGGTCGAGTCGAGTTGCTGATCGAGAAACCGGCGACTGCGGACGGCGCGCCGGAATGA
- a CDS encoding metal-sulfur cluster assembly factor, which translates to MEPRTETEAMAWDVLHGVIDPEVGINIVDLGLVYGIEAEDDAVRVVMTLTTPGCPLHETIAEAVDTSLRYFISDIETVSVDLVWDPPWSPSMITEAGREALGWR; encoded by the coding sequence ATGGAACCCAGAACAGAGACAGAAGCCATGGCGTGGGACGTCTTGCACGGCGTGATCGATCCCGAGGTGGGGATCAACATCGTTGACCTGGGGCTGGTCTATGGCATCGAAGCCGAGGACGACGCGGTCCGCGTGGTCATGACTCTGACGACTCCGGGATGCCCGCTGCACGAAACGATCGCCGAAGCCGTGGACACATCCCTGCGCTATTTCATTTCGGACATCGAGACGGTCTCCGTCGATCTCGTTTGGGATCCGCCATGGAGCCCGTCCATGATCACCGAGGCAGGCCGCGAAGCGCTGGGATGGCGTTAG
- a CDS encoding Crp/Fnr family transcriptional regulator, with translation MSRAALAADLHAIRLFQELPDPITAAISACGRIEQWERGQFLFFSGDPADHVHFLLSGRVKIVNETEDGAEVILRLINPGEIFGGAGGWGDDRYPATAIALDDVSEFRLPAAEFSLLLSRHPVFAHAMILELATRLREAEARIRELQAERVERRIARTLLRLAGRIGNETPLGIEIELPQSRQHLAELTGATLTTVSRVLREWDRRGLIDAGRERVTITKPHELVMVAEDLVPTEHDSEN, from the coding sequence GTGTCACGCGCAGCGTTAGCGGCGGACCTGCACGCCATTCGCCTGTTCCAGGAACTGCCCGATCCGATCACCGCAGCAATCTCGGCCTGCGGACGAATCGAACAATGGGAACGCGGCCAGTTTCTTTTCTTCTCCGGCGATCCTGCCGACCACGTCCATTTTCTTCTTTCTGGACGGGTCAAGATCGTGAATGAAACGGAGGATGGGGCCGAGGTCATTCTCAGGCTCATCAATCCAGGAGAGATCTTCGGCGGGGCTGGCGGCTGGGGCGACGATCGATACCCGGCAACGGCGATCGCGCTGGATGACGTTTCGGAGTTTCGCCTGCCGGCTGCGGAGTTCTCTCTTCTGCTTTCCCGACATCCTGTGTTTGCCCACGCGATGATCCTGGAACTGGCGACGCGGCTACGGGAAGCCGAGGCCCGCATTCGCGAGCTCCAGGCCGAGCGGGTCGAGCGGCGTATCGCGCGGACGCTGCTGCGGCTCGCCGGCCGCATCGGCAACGAGACGCCGCTCGGAATCGAGATTGAACTTCCCCAATCTCGGCAACATCTGGCCGAGCTTACCGGCGCGACACTCACCACGGTAAGCCGCGTGCTGCGCGAGTGGGATCGCCGCGGTCTCATCGATGCGGGACGCGAACGGGTGACGATTACCAAACCGCACGAGCTCGTCATGGTCGCTGAAGACCTGGTCCCGACAGAGCACGATTCCGAAAACTGA
- a CDS encoding DUF2807 domain-containing protein has product MLRRTVSILGAGALLAGAFQFAPVAAQSDGTAFQMDSFSQVQIEGAGHAIITIGSPASVTVSGPEAEISNLQVQVWFNTLEIEPNNDNNNTAGADLVYHITVPSLNQIELEGRVTAEVDGLTTDSLQVSVEDSAGLQLTHLTAQRLETQVEGNSTVTITGSAATQQVEIEDNAKLNAVELESTSIDIQAEGNSHSQVRFTDTLSGEVEDGAIVEYMTESGSVNVSTEDGGRVTALPFEALGS; this is encoded by the coding sequence ATGTTGCGGAGAACGGTTTCGATTCTCGGAGCGGGCGCGCTCCTTGCAGGGGCTTTTCAGTTCGCGCCAGTCGCTGCGCAATCAGACGGCACGGCATTTCAGATGGACTCGTTCTCCCAGGTGCAGATCGAAGGCGCTGGTCACGCCATCATCACGATCGGTTCTCCTGCATCGGTGACCGTCTCCGGTCCCGAGGCCGAGATCTCCAACCTGCAAGTCCAGGTCTGGTTCAACACGCTCGAGATCGAGCCCAACAACGACAACAACAACACGGCTGGGGCGGATCTGGTCTATCACATTACCGTCCCCTCTCTGAATCAGATCGAACTCGAAGGCCGTGTGACTGCTGAAGTCGATGGACTGACGACCGATTCGTTGCAGGTCTCGGTCGAAGACTCCGCTGGATTGCAGTTGACGCACCTGACCGCGCAACGGCTCGAGACACAAGTGGAAGGGAACTCCACCGTCACCATCACGGGTTCGGCCGCAACACAGCAAGTCGAAATCGAAGACAACGCCAAACTGAATGCGGTCGAACTCGAGAGCACATCGATCGACATCCAGGCCGAAGGGAATTCGCACAGCCAGGTGCGATTCACGGACACGCTTTCGGGTGAGGTCGAAGATGGCGCGATTGTCGAGTACATGACCGAATCCGGAAGTGTCAACGTGAGCACCGAGGACGGCGGCCGCGTGACTGCGCTTCCCTTTGAGGCGCTTGGGTCGTAG
- a CDS encoding ABC transporter ATP-binding protein: MSAEASSKESTATRTSAGSNGRGGEPLLEVKNLRTQFFTQDGVVKAVEDVSFYVMPGETLGVVGESGSGKSITGLSIMRLIPNPPGKIVNGEVIFEGQDLLKLNDDQIRRIRGNQIAMIFQDPMTSLNPVLTINRQISEALQLHMGMSKDQAKARAIELLRMVGIPNAEERIDQYPHQFSGGMRQRVMIAMALSCNPKLIIADEPTTALDVTIQAQILDLMRSLQAERDTGVIMITHSMGVVAGMADRVQVMYAGSIVETASTEEIFANPRHPYTVGLMKSIPRLDAREREKLEPIRGLPPDLIDLPDICPFVPRCDYAREKCEQKRPPLQEVAPGHFSACWFWEEVSKEDVPTKGEA; encoded by the coding sequence ATGTCCGCGGAAGCCTCTTCGAAGGAGTCCACTGCCACCCGAACAAGCGCGGGAAGCAATGGACGCGGCGGTGAACCGCTGCTGGAAGTGAAGAATCTGAGGACGCAGTTCTTTACGCAGGATGGCGTCGTCAAGGCAGTCGAAGACGTTTCCTTCTATGTGATGCCCGGCGAGACGCTAGGGGTCGTGGGGGAGTCCGGCTCGGGCAAGAGCATCACCGGTCTGTCGATCATGCGGTTGATCCCGAATCCGCCAGGCAAGATTGTCAACGGAGAGGTGATCTTCGAAGGCCAGGACCTGCTGAAGCTCAATGACGATCAGATTCGCCGGATTCGCGGAAATCAGATCGCAATGATCTTCCAGGACCCGATGACCTCGCTCAATCCGGTCCTCACCATCAACCGGCAGATCAGCGAAGCGCTTCAGCTTCACATGGGGATGTCGAAGGATCAGGCCAAGGCGCGTGCCATCGAGTTGCTCCGCATGGTCGGTATCCCGAACGCCGAAGAACGAATCGATCAGTATCCGCACCAGTTCTCCGGCGGTATGCGCCAACGCGTGATGATCGCGATGGCGCTTTCGTGCAATCCGAAGCTGATCATCGCGGACGAGCCGACGACCGCGCTCGACGTCACGATTCAGGCGCAGATTCTCGACCTCATGCGGTCGTTGCAGGCTGAGCGCGACACCGGCGTGATCATGATTACCCACTCGATGGGAGTGGTGGCCGGCATGGCCGACCGCGTGCAGGTCATGTACGCCGGCTCGATTGTCGAGACTGCCAGCACGGAAGAGATCTTCGCCAATCCGCGCCACCCGTACACGGTCGGCCTGATGAAGTCGATCCCTCGGCTCGATGCGCGCGAGCGCGAGAAACTCGAGCCGATCCGCGGACTTCCGCCTGACTTGATCGACCTCCCCGATATTTGCCCGTTTGTGCCACGCTGCGACTACGCGCGTGAGAAATGCGAGCAGAAACGGCCTCCACTGCAGGAGGTCGCGCCCGGTCACTTCAGCGCGTGCTGGTTCTGGGAAGAAGTATCGAAAGAAGACGTTCCGACTAAGGGAGAAGCCTGA
- a CDS encoding dipeptide ABC transporter ATP-binding protein, with the protein MAVETANAQAVSSNGDQPLLDVRNLVMHFPLTQGIIFQKKVGAVQAVDGVSLAVKKGETLGLVGESGCGKSTTGRAILQLYKPTSGEVIFNGQDLTKLDGGSMRKMRRHLQMIFQDPYASLNPRMTVGSIVSEPMQIHNLVPKNQRNQRVQELLQTVGLNPYFANRYPHEFSGGQRQRIGIARALAANPDFIVCDEPVSALDVSIQAQIVNLLEDLQNEFGLTYLFIAHDLSVVRHISDRVAVMYLGKIVELADRNALYEDPLHPYTKALLSAVPIPDPVIERKRERIILTGDVPSPINPPSGCHFHTRCPYVMDVCKKIDPILADQGEGHFVACHLYSGSGA; encoded by the coding sequence ATGGCGGTCGAAACAGCGAATGCTCAGGCGGTTTCCAGCAACGGGGATCAGCCGTTGTTGGACGTTCGCAACCTGGTGATGCATTTCCCCCTGACACAGGGAATCATCTTCCAGAAGAAGGTCGGAGCGGTCCAGGCGGTGGATGGCGTTTCACTTGCCGTCAAGAAGGGTGAAACGCTCGGGCTGGTCGGCGAGTCGGGTTGCGGCAAGTCGACCACCGGCCGCGCCATCTTGCAGTTGTACAAGCCGACATCCGGAGAAGTGATCTTCAACGGACAGGACCTGACCAAGCTCGATGGTGGCAGCATGCGCAAGATGCGCCGCCACTTGCAGATGATTTTCCAGGATCCTTATGCGTCGCTGAACCCCCGCATGACCGTCGGCAGCATCGTGTCCGAGCCGATGCAGATTCACAATCTCGTGCCAAAGAATCAACGCAACCAGCGCGTGCAGGAGTTGCTACAGACGGTCGGTCTCAATCCGTACTTTGCAAATCGCTACCCGCACGAGTTCTCCGGCGGTCAGCGCCAGCGCATTGGTATCGCGCGCGCGCTGGCGGCGAATCCGGATTTCATCGTCTGCGACGAGCCAGTTTCGGCGCTCGACGTGTCGATTCAGGCGCAGATCGTCAACCTGCTGGAGGATCTGCAGAACGAGTTTGGCCTCACGTATCTCTTCATCGCCCATGACCTCTCGGTCGTGCGACACATCTCCGACCGGGTGGCGGTGATGTACCTTGGCAAGATCGTAGAGCTTGCCGACCGAAACGCCCTCTATGAGGATCCGCTGCATCCGTATACCAAGGCGCTCCTCTCGGCGGTTCCGATTCCGGACCCGGTTATCGAGCGCAAGCGCGAACGCATCATTCTGACCGGTGACGTTCCGAGCCCGATCAACCCGCCAAGTGGTTGCCACTTCCACACGCGATGTCCATACGTGATGGATGTCTGCAAGAAGATCGACCCGATCCTGGCTGATCAGGGTGAGGGGCATTTTGTGGCCTGTCATCTCTATTCCGGGTCTGGCGCCTGA
- a CDS encoding site-2 protease family protein → MLRDSDRHNLHFVSRGSPNSGIYIIMLLLLLGQLMSGHTLPPTKQIITMLACFVVAISIHEFMHAFVALRLGDHTAQQLGRVTLNPVSHFEPFGFMGMVLISLGYNFIGWGKPVPVNPSRLTKFTPDHRHRAMAIVAAAGPITNVALAAIAAAVLRMTDRGAGDVGYVAYWFFWVNVLLASFNAIPLPPLDGYKIMVGILPKFWTPVLAPLERYGFLLLFLIFFLGGRVGSSLTNEMIDPVRNLLVRILL, encoded by the coding sequence GTGCTGCGCGATTCCGATCGCCATAACCTGCATTTCGTAAGCCGCGGAAGCCCAAACTCCGGCATCTACATCATCATGCTGCTCCTTTTGCTGGGGCAGCTGATGAGCGGTCACACGCTGCCACCGACGAAGCAGATCATCACCATGCTCGCCTGCTTTGTCGTGGCAATCTCTATTCACGAATTCATGCATGCCTTCGTGGCCCTCAGGCTGGGCGATCACACCGCACAGCAGCTGGGCCGCGTTACCCTCAATCCGGTTTCCCATTTCGAACCGTTCGGGTTCATGGGAATGGTGCTCATTTCGCTGGGATACAACTTCATCGGGTGGGGCAAGCCGGTGCCCGTCAATCCGAGCCGCTTGACGAAGTTCACACCCGATCACCGGCATCGCGCGATGGCGATCGTGGCGGCGGCTGGACCCATCACGAACGTGGCGCTCGCGGCAATCGCGGCGGCCGTCCTCCGCATGACCGATCGGGGCGCGGGCGATGTCGGCTATGTGGCGTATTGGTTTTTCTGGGTCAATGTTCTGCTGGCCTCGTTCAACGCGATTCCGTTGCCCCCGCTCGATGGGTACAAGATCATGGTTGGCATCCTGCCGAAGTTCTGGACGCCGGTGCTGGCGCCGCTCGAGCGCTATGGGTTCTTGCTCCTCTTTCTGATCTTTTTCCTAGGTGGCCGTGTTGGTTCGTCCCTGACCAATGAGATGATCGATCCGGTGCGCAATCTCCTGGTGCGAATCCTGCTATGA
- a CDS encoding ScpA family protein, which produces MSAITYDHNTAITWQLRLPTFEGPLDVLLRLIEKQQLPITEVSLALVSDQFLQAAREFGGSSPETVAEFTAVGSRLVAIKARSLIPRPPAPVEEVEEDGLVVQLLEYKAIKEAARQFAQIDKLGMVAFSPSAEAIELPDKPKELPLGRHEASWLARALQRKLIVVEPVRQMVLIKPVVSLREMIGRLSAALTSGSTSFDRIAQANCADASERRALFLALLVMIRRGAANAEQDEPFGEITVERLGTDPAPLFDEIEEF; this is translated from the coding sequence ATGAGCGCTATCACCTACGATCACAACACCGCTATCACATGGCAACTGCGGCTCCCGACGTTCGAGGGGCCGCTCGATGTGCTGCTGCGCCTCATCGAGAAACAGCAGTTGCCCATCACCGAGGTGTCGCTCGCGCTCGTCAGCGACCAGTTCCTCCAGGCCGCGCGCGAATTCGGTGGCTCGTCTCCCGAGACCGTGGCCGAGTTCACCGCAGTGGGAAGCCGTCTGGTGGCGATCAAGGCCCGTTCCCTGATTCCACGGCCACCGGCGCCCGTGGAGGAGGTCGAAGAGGACGGATTGGTCGTTCAACTGCTGGAATACAAGGCCATCAAAGAAGCGGCCCGTCAGTTCGCGCAGATCGACAAGCTCGGCATGGTGGCATTCTCACCCAGCGCGGAAGCGATCGAGCTTCCGGACAAGCCGAAGGAACTGCCCCTCGGACGGCACGAGGCATCCTGGCTGGCGCGTGCCTTGCAGCGCAAGCTGATCGTAGTCGAACCCGTGCGCCAGATGGTGCTGATCAAGCCGGTGGTGAGCCTGCGTGAGATGATCGGCCGGTTGAGTGCCGCGTTGACCAGCGGTTCCACCTCGTTCGACAGGATCGCTCAGGCGAATTGCGCCGATGCATCCGAGCGCCGCGCGCTCTTTCTGGCGCTGCTCGTCATGATTCGCCGGGGTGCGGCCAATGCTGAGCAAGATGAGCCCTTTGGGGAGATAACGGTCGAGCGGTTGGGTACCGACCCTGCCCCGCTCTTTGACGAGATCGAAGAGTTCTGA
- the scpB gene encoding SMC-Scp complex subunit ScpB, which yields MSETEQLIALEMRDPFSLETELPALIEALLLVARGPVAMADLAEVAGARIDEIDAAVERMSQREDRGWVVQRHRDRVQLSTAPRFAGHIRRFLGLEREARLSSAALETVAIIAYQQPITRSTIEAVRGVDSTGVIATLMSRGLVEASGRADTVGQPYQYVTTPAFLQHFGLSSLDELPPLGTSDGIHLGDVLQAKVDEAEQVEPELQLVGASLLMRADGSGEFADS from the coding sequence ATGTCAGAAACTGAGCAGCTCATCGCACTGGAGATGCGCGATCCGTTTTCGCTCGAGACTGAGCTCCCCGCGCTGATCGAGGCGTTGCTGCTGGTCGCACGGGGACCGGTTGCGATGGCCGATCTGGCTGAGGTGGCGGGCGCAAGGATCGACGAGATCGATGCGGCGGTCGAGCGCATGAGCCAGCGCGAGGATCGCGGCTGGGTGGTGCAACGGCATCGAGATCGAGTGCAGTTGTCGACCGCGCCGCGCTTTGCGGGGCATATCCGGCGGTTTCTGGGACTCGAGCGCGAAGCTCGGCTCTCCAGCGCGGCGTTGGAGACGGTGGCCATCATTGCCTATCAGCAGCCGATCACTCGCTCGACCATCGAGGCCGTTCGCGGAGTCGACTCCACGGGAGTGATTGCCACGTTGATGTCACGGGGACTGGTCGAGGCGAGCGGCCGGGCGGACACGGTTGGACAACCGTATCAATACGTCACGACACCTGCGTTTCTGCAACACTTCGGGTTGTCATCGCTCGACGAGCTGCCTCCGCTCGGCACGAGCGATGGTATTCATCTTGGGGACGTGTTGCAAGCAAAGGTCGATGAAGCGGAGCAAGTCGAACCGGAACTCCAGTTGGTTGGCGCATCCCTCCTGATGAGGGCGGACGGGTCAGGCGAGTTCGCGGATTCGTAA